In Hydrogenoanaerobacterium saccharovorans, a single window of DNA contains:
- a CDS encoding TfoX/Sxy family protein: MGELAKLPNIGTVVETQLNQAGIETAEQLKAIGSKQAWLKIKAIDPSACYNRLCGLEGAIQGIRWHHLADDVKKDMKDFYRKMR; this comes from the coding sequence ATGGGGGAACTGGCAAAGTTGCCGAACATCGGAACGGTTGTGGAAACGCAGTTAAACCAAGCAGGCATCGAAACAGCCGAGCAGCTTAAAGCAATCGGCAGCAAGCAGGCTTGGCTAAAAATCAAGGCGATAGACCCTTCTGCCTGTTACAATAGATTGTGCGGTTTAGAGGGTGCTATACAAGGCATCCGATGGCATCATCTTGCTGATGACGTAAAAAAAGACATGAAAGATTTTTATCGCAAAATGAGATAA
- a CDS encoding pyridoxamine kinase translates to MYKRPQRVAAIHDLSGFGRCSLTVILPVLSAMGVQVCPVPTAVLSTHTGGFGEVEFRDLTDYTIPALEHYKRLDLEFECIYSGFLGSEAQIDHCLDFFAAYPNALSVVDPVMGDHGKPYKTYTATMQRRMIELAAVADIITPNLTEACILLGEPYIFEPLTQSLAKSMLVRLAEKGPRFVVITGVNMAVGTMSNIGYDKERTAFWCVDCDYVPVSYPGTGDIFASVLTGGFLSGDSLPIAMSRATQFVETAIKTTFSYGTEPREGVMLERTLHMLKESDFVSKYRIL, encoded by the coding sequence ATGTATAAAAGGCCGCAGAGAGTTGCTGCTATTCATGATTTATCGGGTTTTGGGCGATGCTCACTTACAGTAATTTTACCTGTATTGTCTGCAATGGGTGTGCAGGTTTGCCCTGTACCCACCGCCGTTCTCTCTACCCATACGGGCGGTTTTGGCGAAGTAGAATTTCGCGACCTCACCGACTATACCATACCTGCGCTGGAACATTATAAACGGCTTGATTTAGAGTTTGAATGTATCTACTCGGGTTTTCTGGGCAGCGAAGCGCAAATTGACCATTGCCTCGATTTTTTTGCTGCTTATCCCAATGCGTTATCGGTAGTGGACCCTGTTATGGGCGACCACGGCAAACCATATAAAACCTATACCGCAACCATGCAGCGCCGCATGATTGAGCTGGCTGCGGTTGCAGATATTATAACACCAAACTTAACCGAAGCATGTATTTTGCTTGGTGAGCCTTATATCTTTGAGCCCCTGACACAAAGTTTGGCGAAAAGCATGCTTGTGCGCCTTGCAGAAAAAGGACCGCGTTTTGTTGTTATTACAGGTGTAAATATGGCGGTAGGCACCATGAGCAACATTGGCTACGACAAAGAGCGTACTGCGTTTTGGTGTGTCGACTGCGATTATGTGCCCGTTTCGTACCCCGGTACGGGTGATATTTTTGCAAGCGTACTTACCGGTGGTTTTTTAAGCGGCGACAGCTTACCCATTGCAATGAGCCGCGCAACGCAATTTGTTGAAACTGCTATAAAAACAACTTTCAGCTACGGCACTGAACCCCGCGAAGGCGTGATGCTTGAACGTACCCTGCATATGCTGAAAGAAAGTGATTTTGTTTCGAAATACAGGATTTTATAA
- a CDS encoding DUF2313 domain-containing protein, protein MTKSIESIARLLRPLCLYRLNCGSFIDAELAAYNAGFALIENKLDTLWEESFIQTSKSYGLILREQMMQLWLRPLSNIAKRRELLIYRLAVAPNDYNLKGMLNSVRAAGLNAKIEEDIANERIRIVEDGYISDFSNMDEVIEDVRQMLPAHLDADFEIGNFTWNQFDQCDVTFDEFDSKDVPWAKLDIDGASIFEGGA, encoded by the coding sequence ATGACGAAAAGTATAGAATCGATTGCCCGTTTACTGCGTCCGCTTTGCCTTTACCGCCTAAACTGTGGCAGTTTTATTGATGCGGAACTGGCCGCTTACAATGCAGGGTTTGCATTGATTGAAAATAAGCTTGATACACTATGGGAAGAAAGTTTTATTCAAACCAGCAAAAGCTATGGCCTTATTTTGCGCGAGCAGATGATGCAGCTTTGGCTGCGCCCGCTCAGCAACATTGCAAAGCGCCGCGAGTTGTTGATTTACCGTTTGGCGGTAGCACCAAACGATTATAACCTAAAAGGTATGCTGAATTCTGTGCGTGCGGCAGGGTTGAATGCAAAAATTGAAGAAGACATTGCAAACGAGCGCATTCGCATTGTCGAAGACGGTTACATCAGCGACTTTAGCAATATGGATGAAGTAATAGAAGATGTACGGCAGATGCTGCCCGCTCATTTAGACGCAGATTTTGAAATAGGTAATTTTACATGGAATCAGTTTGACCAGTGCGATGTCACTTTTGATGAATTTGACAGCAAAGATGTACCTTGGGCAAAACTGGATATTGATGGTGCAAGTATTTTTGAAGGGGGAGCATAA